The following coding sequences lie in one Megalodesulfovibrio gigas DSM 1382 = ATCC 19364 genomic window:
- a CDS encoding class I SAM-dependent methyltransferase, giving the protein MVGSDTVSALQQWLASPRGQFFHARQRRLLERMLAAWPRRGRSLLEIGCGPGHLLDVFWQSGFDVTGTDHSPAMLAAARERLGHRVDLHLAAYDHLPFADREFDYVALTGCPPTREHLAEAVRLASRGVLVTFCNRLSLAGAASLLRRPNSFPPPRQTACFWPVQRRLRALARAQAFPNARNSRLAQRSTLLGPPLSWVDHMPWSLLNDWVCLLPVGAWHVIRLDLAPTVGMTPLVQLAKGKLAPSLRTSSCASFSDKAPCLNDKTPRF; this is encoded by the coding sequence ATGGTTGGATCCGACACCGTCTCTGCGCTCCAGCAGTGGCTGGCCTCCCCCCGAGGGCAGTTTTTTCATGCCCGGCAACGCCGACTGCTGGAGCGCATGCTGGCGGCCTGGCCCCGGCGCGGCCGCAGCCTGCTGGAAATCGGCTGCGGTCCCGGCCACCTGCTGGACGTCTTCTGGCAGTCCGGCTTCGACGTCACCGGGACGGATCATTCCCCGGCCATGCTCGCCGCCGCCCGGGAACGGCTGGGGCATCGGGTGGATCTGCATCTGGCGGCCTACGATCACCTGCCCTTTGCCGATCGGGAGTTCGATTATGTGGCCCTGACCGGCTGCCCGCCCACGCGCGAGCACCTGGCCGAGGCCGTGCGGCTGGCCTCGCGCGGGGTGCTCGTCACCTTTTGCAATCGGCTGTCCCTGGCTGGCGCGGCGTCGCTGCTGCGCCGGCCGAACAGCTTTCCGCCGCCCCGGCAGACGGCCTGTTTCTGGCCGGTGCAGCGCCGCCTGCGGGCCCTGGCCAGGGCGCAGGCCTTTCCCAACGCCCGCAACAGTCGTCTGGCCCAGCGCTCCACCCTGCTGGGTCCCCCGCTCAGCTGGGTGGACCACATGCCCTGGAGCCTGCTCAACGATTGGGTGTGCCTGCTGCCTGTGGGGGCATGGCACGTCATCCGGCTGGATCTGGCTCCCACCGTGGGCATGACGCCCCTGGTGCAGCTGGCCAAGGGCAAGCTGGCGCCCAGCCTGCGCACCTCCTCCTGCGCGTCCTTTTCGGACAAGGCCCCCTGCCTGAACGACAAGACACCCCGCTTTTGA
- the hisS gene encoding histidine--tRNA ligase produces MQSLTKIKGFADLFEPESLVFRHLEETARAVFGRHGYQELRTPILERTELFQRSIGEETDVVQKEMYTFPDRKDRSLTLRPEATAGVMRAFIESGLHTREPVSRLFTTGPMFRYERPQKGRMRQFHQVNVECLGLDAPWVDAEIIAMLWSFLQALQLPGLRLEINSLGCPQCRPAYMETLHAFLATTSDADLCEDCARRRHKNPLRLLDCKAAGCRAIMQDAPKIADCGCPACQEHFAQVLALLQGVGIEPVVNHRLVRGLDYYTRTTFEVVSGDIGAQAAVAGGGRYDGLIRQLGGPDLPGIGFACGMERLALLAQAPAKPRPAFCMILPDPGLLPQAFPLVRQLRELGLPGDLGEPGKSFKSQMRAANRIQARFALILGPDEWTSRVVQCKNLGDGTQTPLSLDDIPALARHLTA; encoded by the coding sequence ATGCAGTCATTGACCAAGATCAAAGGGTTCGCCGACCTCTTCGAACCCGAGAGCCTCGTGTTTCGCCACCTGGAAGAGACAGCCCGCGCCGTGTTCGGCCGCCACGGCTACCAGGAATTGCGCACGCCCATCCTGGAGCGCACGGAGCTGTTCCAGCGCTCCATCGGCGAGGAAACGGACGTGGTCCAGAAGGAGATGTACACCTTCCCGGATCGCAAGGACCGTTCCCTGACCCTGCGTCCCGAGGCCACGGCCGGGGTGATGCGCGCCTTCATCGAATCCGGCCTGCACACCCGCGAACCGGTTTCGCGGCTGTTCACCACCGGCCCCATGTTCCGCTACGAGCGGCCGCAGAAGGGCCGCATGCGGCAGTTCCATCAGGTCAACGTGGAGTGCCTGGGCCTGGATGCGCCATGGGTGGATGCGGAAATCATCGCCATGCTCTGGAGTTTCCTGCAGGCCTTGCAGCTGCCCGGCCTGCGGCTGGAAATCAACTCCCTGGGCTGCCCCCAGTGCCGGCCGGCGTACATGGAGACCCTGCACGCGTTCCTGGCCACCACCAGCGACGCCGACCTGTGCGAGGACTGCGCCCGCCGCCGCCACAAGAATCCCCTGCGCCTGCTGGACTGCAAGGCCGCCGGCTGCCGCGCCATCATGCAGGACGCGCCCAAGATTGCCGACTGCGGCTGCCCGGCCTGTCAGGAGCACTTTGCCCAGGTGCTGGCCCTGCTCCAGGGCGTGGGCATTGAGCCGGTGGTCAACCATCGGCTGGTGCGCGGGCTGGACTATTACACCCGCACCACTTTTGAAGTCGTGTCCGGCGATATCGGCGCGCAGGCGGCCGTGGCCGGCGGTGGCCGGTACGATGGGCTCATCCGGCAGCTCGGCGGGCCGGATCTGCCGGGCATCGGCTTTGCCTGCGGCATGGAGCGTCTGGCCCTGCTGGCCCAGGCCCCGGCCAAACCGCGGCCGGCCTTCTGCATGATTCTGCCAGACCCCGGCCTGCTGCCCCAAGCCTTCCCCCTGGTGCGCCAGCTGCGCGAGCTGGGCCTGCCCGGCGACCTGGGCGAGCCCGGCAAGAGCTTCAAAAGCCAGATGCGCGCAGCCAACCGCATCCAGGCCCGGTTTGCCCTCATCCTTGGCCCGGACGAATGGACCAGCCGCGTGGTGCAGTGCAAAAACCTCGGCGACGGCACGCAGACCCCCCTTTCCCTGGACGACATCCCGGCGCTTGCCCGGCACCTTACCGCGTGA
- the ilvD gene encoding dihydroxy-acid dehydratase, which translates to MRSHRMTTGLERAPHRSLLHALGLTREEMERPLVGVVNAANEIVPGHLHLDIIANAVKAGVRMAGGTPIEFPTIAVCDGLAMHHEGMRMSLASRELTADSIEIMATAHPFDALVFIPNCDKSVPGMLMAMLRLNLPSIVVSGGPMMAGATRGKKSADLITVFEAVGKVKRGQMDEEELADLEACACPGCGSCSGMFTANSMNCLTEAIGLGLPGNGTIPATTAARVRLAKQAGMQVMELFTKNIRPRDIVTEKSVANAVACDMALGCSTNTVLHLPAIFREAGLPLTLDVFNAVSRKTPNLCKLSPAGPHYIQDLHAAGGIQAVILELSRKNLIDLDALTSTGRTVGENLTALKVANQDPEVIRPIERPYAPEGGIAILYGSLAPDGCAVKQSAVAENMRVHTGPARVFDSEDESVQAILGGKITPGDVVVIRYEGPRGGPGMREMLTPTSTIAGMGLDGQVALVTDGRFSGGTRGAAIGHVSPEAASGGPIALVEEGDMISIDMPNRSIQLLVDDATLAARKAAWTPVEKPLDSPFLRRYRARVSSAATGAVLD; encoded by the coding sequence ATGCGCAGCCATCGCATGACCACCGGCCTGGAACGTGCGCCGCACCGTTCGCTGCTGCACGCCCTGGGCCTGACCCGGGAAGAAATGGAACGCCCGCTGGTGGGCGTGGTCAACGCCGCCAACGAGATCGTTCCCGGCCATCTGCATCTGGACATCATCGCCAACGCGGTGAAAGCCGGCGTCCGCATGGCCGGCGGCACGCCCATCGAGTTCCCCACCATCGCCGTGTGCGACGGTCTGGCCATGCACCACGAAGGCATGCGCATGAGCCTGGCCAGCCGCGAGTTGACGGCGGATTCCATCGAGATCATGGCCACGGCGCATCCCTTTGACGCCCTGGTCTTCATCCCCAACTGCGACAAAAGCGTGCCCGGCATGCTCATGGCCATGCTGCGGCTGAACCTGCCGTCCATTGTGGTCAGCGGCGGCCCCATGATGGCCGGCGCCACGCGGGGCAAGAAATCCGCGGACCTCATCACCGTGTTCGAGGCCGTGGGCAAGGTCAAGCGCGGCCAGATGGACGAGGAGGAGCTGGCGGATCTGGAGGCCTGCGCCTGCCCCGGCTGCGGCTCCTGCTCCGGCATGTTCACCGCCAATTCCATGAACTGCCTCACCGAGGCCATCGGCCTGGGCCTGCCCGGCAACGGCACCATCCCGGCCACCACGGCCGCACGGGTGCGTCTGGCCAAGCAGGCCGGCATGCAGGTGATGGAGCTGTTCACCAAAAACATCCGCCCCCGGGATATCGTGACTGAAAAGTCCGTGGCCAACGCCGTGGCCTGCGACATGGCCCTGGGCTGCTCCACCAACACCGTGCTGCACCTGCCGGCCATCTTCCGCGAAGCCGGCCTGCCCCTGACCCTGGACGTCTTCAATGCCGTGAGCCGCAAGACGCCCAACCTGTGCAAGCTCTCCCCGGCCGGGCCGCATTACATCCAGGATCTGCACGCCGCCGGCGGCATCCAGGCCGTGATCCTGGAGCTGTCCAGAAAGAATCTCATCGACCTGGACGCCCTGACCAGCACCGGCCGCACCGTGGGTGAAAACCTGACGGCCCTCAAGGTCGCCAATCAGGATCCCGAAGTCATCCGCCCCATCGAACGGCCCTACGCCCCCGAAGGCGGCATCGCCATTCTGTACGGCTCCCTGGCCCCGGACGGCTGCGCCGTGAAGCAAAGCGCCGTGGCCGAGAACATGCGCGTGCACACCGGCCCGGCCCGTGTCTTCGACAGTGAGGACGAGAGCGTGCAGGCCATCCTGGGCGGCAAGATCACCCCCGGCGACGTGGTGGTCATCCGCTACGAAGGCCCCCGCGGCGGCCCCGGCATGCGCGAGATGCTCACCCCCACCTCCACCATCGCCGGCATGGGCCTGGATGGACAGGTGGCCCTGGTGACGGACGGCCGCTTCAGTGGCGGCACCCGCGGCGCAGCCATCGGCCACGTCTCCCCCGAGGCGGCCTCGGGCGGTCCCATCGCCCTGGTGGAGGAAGGGGACATGATCAGCATCGACATGCCCAACCGCTCCATCCAGCTGCTGGTGGACGACGCCACCCTGGCGGCCCGCAAGGCAGCCTGGACGCCGGTGGAAAAGCCCCTGGATTCCCCCTTCCTGCGGCGGTACCGGGCGCGGGTGTCTTCCGCGGCCACCGGCGCGGTGTTGGACTAG
- the aspS gene encoding aspartate--tRNA ligase encodes MDEQQLSPSSGPASIQEQHRQHIQPLGDWVRSHKNNGLRKADAGTTVTLMGWVQFRRDHGGLIFIDLRDRFGLTQVVFEPDTAPEAHERAHILRTEYVLAIRGTVRPRPEGMVNPNLETGEIEVVVSDWKLLNTSRTPPFLIEDRVEAADSLRLQHRYLDLRRPSVGRNLVLRSAAAKAVRDYLSDDGFLEVETPVLTKSTPEGARDFLVPSRLNQGQFFALPQSPQLFKQLLMMSGMDRYFQIVKCFRDEDLRADRQPEFTQIDIEMSFTTEEMVMAMAEGLMASVFKKTLGIDIPLPMPRMTYDEAMDKYGLDKPDLRFDLPLTDVTHVVRGSQFKVFAQAALVKGLRVPGGESMTRKEIDDLTEFVKIYGAKGLAWIKVRENEWQSPFAKFLSDEERAGLQAALNMQVGDLVFFQAGDADMVNTALGQLRNRLGEMLGLIDPDAFAFTWVTDFPLFEFDPEEKRWVARHHPFTSVQDAFASTMAADPGTAKARAYDMVLNGYEIGGGSIRNHTRPMQEAMFTALGFSQEQAEEEFGFLLEALDHGAPPHGGIAFGFDRIVMLLCKATSIRDVIAFPKTQKGSCPMTEAPSAVSARQLRDLGLKLRESAKA; translated from the coding sequence ATGGACGAACAGCAGCTTTCTCCCTCCAGCGGCCCGGCTTCCATCCAGGAACAGCACCGCCAGCACATCCAGCCCCTGGGGGACTGGGTGCGCAGCCACAAGAACAACGGCCTGCGCAAGGCGGACGCCGGCACCACCGTCACCCTCATGGGCTGGGTGCAGTTCCGGCGCGACCACGGCGGGCTGATCTTCATCGACCTGCGCGACCGCTTCGGCCTGACCCAGGTGGTCTTCGAGCCGGACACCGCACCCGAGGCCCACGAGCGCGCCCACATCCTGCGCACGGAATACGTGCTGGCCATCCGGGGCACGGTGCGGCCGCGGCCCGAAGGCATGGTCAATCCCAACCTGGAGACCGGCGAAATCGAGGTGGTGGTCAGCGACTGGAAGCTGCTGAACACCTCCCGCACGCCGCCCTTCCTCATCGAAGACCGTGTGGAGGCAGCCGATTCCCTGCGGTTGCAGCATCGCTACCTGGATCTGCGCCGGCCTTCCGTGGGCAGAAACCTGGTGCTGCGCTCCGCCGCGGCCAAGGCCGTGCGGGACTACCTGAGCGACGACGGCTTTCTGGAAGTCGAAACCCCGGTGCTCACCAAGTCCACCCCCGAAGGCGCACGCGACTTCCTGGTGCCCTCGCGCCTGAACCAGGGCCAGTTCTTCGCCCTGCCGCAGTCGCCCCAGTTGTTCAAGCAGCTGTTGATGATGTCCGGCATGGATCGCTATTTCCAGATCGTCAAATGCTTCCGCGATGAAGACCTGCGCGCCGACCGCCAGCCCGAATTCACGCAGATCGACATTGAGATGAGCTTCACCACCGAGGAAATGGTCATGGCCATGGCCGAAGGGCTGATGGCCTCCGTCTTCAAGAAGACCCTGGGCATCGACATCCCCCTGCCCATGCCGCGCATGACCTACGACGAAGCCATGGACAAGTACGGGCTGGACAAGCCGGACCTGCGCTTCGACCTGCCCCTGACCGACGTGACCCACGTGGTGCGCGGCTCGCAATTCAAGGTCTTTGCCCAGGCCGCCCTGGTGAAGGGCCTGCGCGTGCCCGGCGGCGAGTCCATGACCCGCAAGGAAATCGACGACCTGACGGAATTCGTCAAGATCTACGGCGCCAAGGGCTTGGCCTGGATCAAGGTGCGGGAAAACGAATGGCAGTCGCCCTTTGCCAAGTTCCTGTCCGACGAGGAACGCGCCGGCCTGCAGGCCGCCCTGAACATGCAGGTGGGCGACCTGGTGTTCTTCCAGGCCGGGGATGCGGACATGGTCAACACCGCCCTGGGCCAGCTGCGCAATCGCCTGGGCGAGATGCTCGGACTCATCGATCCGGACGCCTTCGCCTTCACCTGGGTCACGGACTTCCCGCTGTTTGAATTCGATCCCGAAGAAAAGCGCTGGGTGGCCCGGCACCATCCCTTCACCTCGGTGCAGGATGCCTTTGCCTCCACCATGGCTGCGGACCCTGGCACGGCCAAGGCCCGCGCCTATGACATGGTGCTCAACGGCTACGAGATCGGCGGCGGCTCCATCCGCAACCACACCCGGCCCATGCAGGAAGCCATGTTCACGGCCCTGGGCTTCAGCCAGGAGCAGGCCGAGGAGGAATTCGGCTTCCTGCTGGAGGCCCTGGACCACGGCGCGCCCCCGCACGGCGGCATCGCCTTCGGCTTCGACCGCATTGTCATGCTCCTGTGCAAGGCCACGTCCATCCGCGACGTCATCGCCTTCCCCAAGACGCAGAAAGGCTCCTGCCCCATGACCGAGGCCCCCTCCGCCGTCTCTGCCCGCCAGTTGCGGGATCTGGGGCTCAAACTGCGCGAAAGCGCCAAGGCCTAG
- the def gene encoding peptide deformylase, with product MDIEQTLERPLDGKILPLCTWPDPVLGGECTAVRAVTDEIMDLARNMAATMYASQGIGLAAPQIGQPLRMIVVDVTGPDKREQLITLLNPVIEHAEGCIDSDEGCLSLPQFRANVERAEVVRVRGQDLEGNEVVIEAEGLLAVCLQHEIDHLRGVLLIDKVGRLKRSMYERKIAKRVKRA from the coding sequence ATGGACATTGAACAGACCCTGGAACGTCCCCTCGACGGCAAGATCCTTCCCCTGTGCACTTGGCCGGATCCCGTGCTGGGCGGGGAATGCACTGCCGTGCGGGCCGTGACCGACGAAATCATGGATCTGGCGCGGAACATGGCCGCCACCATGTACGCCAGCCAGGGCATTGGATTGGCCGCGCCGCAGATCGGGCAGCCCCTGCGCATGATCGTGGTGGACGTGACCGGGCCGGACAAGCGCGAGCAGCTCATCACCCTGCTCAACCCGGTCATCGAACACGCCGAGGGCTGCATCGACAGCGACGAAGGCTGCCTCTCCCTGCCGCAGTTCCGGGCCAATGTGGAACGCGCCGAAGTCGTGCGTGTCCGCGGGCAGGATCTGGAAGGCAATGAGGTGGTCATCGAGGCGGAAGGGCTCCTGGCCGTGTGCCTGCAGCATGAAATCGATCATTTGCGGGGCGTGCTGCTCATCGACAAGGTGGGCCGGCTCAAACGCAGCATGTATGAACGCAAGATCGCCAAACGCGTCAAACGCGCGTAG
- the fmt gene encoding methionyl-tRNA formyltransferase, whose translation MRIIFMGTPGFAATVLESILSWPQGEVVGVFTQPDRPAGRGGKMRPPEVKQLALARGLPVFQPLTLKGEEHLRLVTDLAPDVAVVAAYGLILPRAVLDAPRYGCLNVHASLLPKYRGAAPIQRAILDGELATGITIMQMDAGLDTGDICLQQTLIIGYQDTAAIIHDELAAMGGALLVKALERLEPGTLPRIPQNSDRATYAAKLRKEEGEIFWNQPAMAVHNRIRAMHPWPGAYTFWKPAGAAESIRLSLSPGLVGEPLTQPVPPGTVLGLTDDQLAVACADKAYLLPSLCPAGRCSMDARAFINGYLSRAAGEAVVLGEAEGSGEAVDS comes from the coding sequence ATGCGCATCATCTTCATGGGCACGCCCGGCTTTGCGGCCACGGTGCTGGAGTCCATCCTGTCCTGGCCCCAGGGCGAGGTGGTGGGCGTGTTCACCCAACCGGACCGCCCCGCCGGCCGCGGCGGCAAGATGCGCCCGCCCGAGGTCAAGCAGCTGGCCCTGGCCCGCGGCCTGCCCGTGTTCCAGCCCCTGACCCTCAAGGGCGAAGAACACCTGCGTCTGGTGACGGACCTGGCCCCGGACGTGGCCGTGGTGGCTGCCTACGGGCTCATCCTGCCCCGGGCCGTGCTGGATGCCCCGCGGTACGGCTGCCTGAACGTCCACGCCTCGCTCCTGCCCAAATACCGCGGCGCCGCACCCATCCAGCGGGCCATCCTGGACGGCGAACTGGCCACCGGCATCACCATCATGCAGATGGATGCCGGGCTGGACACCGGCGACATCTGCCTGCAGCAGACGCTCATCATCGGCTATCAGGACACCGCGGCCATCATCCATGACGAACTGGCCGCCATGGGCGGCGCGCTGCTGGTGAAAGCCCTGGAGCGCCTGGAGCCGGGCACCCTGCCGCGCATCCCCCAGAACAGCGACCGCGCCACCTACGCCGCCAAGCTGCGCAAGGAAGAGGGCGAAATTTTCTGGAACCAGCCGGCCATGGCCGTGCATAACCGCATCCGGGCCATGCATCCCTGGCCAGGGGCGTACACATTCTGGAAGCCGGCCGGCGCTGCCGAATCCATCCGCCTGTCCCTGTCTCCCGGTCTGGTGGGCGAGCCCTTGACGCAGCCTGTGCCCCCCGGCACGGTGCTGGGCCTTACCGACGACCAGCTGGCCGTGGCCTGCGCAGACAAGGCCTACCTGCTGCCCAGCCTGTGCCCGGCCGGCCGCTGCTCCATGGACGCCCGCGCCTTTATCAATGGCTACCTCTCCCGCGCCGCCGGCGAGGCCGTGGTGCTTGGCGAAGCCGAAGGGTCAGGCGAAGCTGTCGATTCCTGA